The proteins below come from a single Juglans regia cultivar Chandler chromosome 12, Walnut 2.0, whole genome shotgun sequence genomic window:
- the LOC109005838 gene encoding folate-biopterin transporter 1, chloroplastic-like → MLPERDMSVALTIPAPPPSHWRDEDNGPLLDYGNDAGKEDMLITDMDGEASTSTKTAPCESKYHINAVKCFGVDLSPDTVAVAMVYFVQGVLGLARLAVNFYLKDDLHLDPAETAVISGFSALPWLIKPLYGFISDSVPLFGYRRRSYLILSGLLGAFSWSLMATYVDSKYDTAICILLGSLSVAFSDVVVDSMVVERARGESQSMSGSLQSLCWGSSAIGGIVSSYFSGSLVDAYGVRYVFGITALLPLITSAVAVLVKEQPVHLARGQHLSSTSLDFLESSKQNITQLWDAVKQPNVLLPTLFIFLWQATPHSDSAMFYFTTNKLGFTPEFLGRVKLVTSVASLLGVGLYNGFLKNVQLRKIFLVTTVIGSTLGMTQVFLVTGFNRKFGISDEWFAIGDSLILTVLAQASFMPVLVLAARLCPEGMEATLFATLMSISNGGSVLGGLIGAGLTQLFGVTKDRFDNLASLIILCNLSSLLPLPLLGLLPRDNDDANEESEDIEMKSN, encoded by the exons ATGCTTCCCGAAAGGGACATGTCCGTAGCCCTTACTATTCCGGCTCCGCCGCCGTCTCACTGGCGGGACGAGGACAACGGCCCCCTTTTAGATTACGGAAATG ATGCAGGAAAAGAGGATATGTTGATAACAGATATGGATGGAGAGGCGTCCACTTCTACTAAAACTGCTCCCTGCGAGAGCAAATATCACATAAATGCTGTCAAATGCTTTGGGGTGGATCTGTCCCCGGATACTGTTGCGGTTGCTATGGTATATTTTGTACAAGGCGTCTTAGGGCTTGCAAGGCTTGCTGTCAATTTTTACTTAAAGGATGATTTGCATCTTGATCCTGCAGAG ACAGCTGTCATATCTGGTTTTTCAGCATTACCATGGCTTATCAAACCACTATATGGGTTTATTAG TGATTCTGTCCCACTTTTTGGTTACCGAAGAAGATCATACCTTATTTTATCAGGACTTCTTGGTGCGTTCTCATGGAGTTTGATGGCCACCTATGTCGACAGCAAGTATGATACTGCTATCTGCATACTTCTAGGATCACTTTCTGTAGCCTTCTCTGATGTT GTTGTAGATTCCATGGTCGTAGAAAGGGCTCGTGGTGAGTCACAAAGCATGTCTGGGTCTCTCCAGTCTTTGTGTTGGGGATCCTCAGCTATTGGTGGAATTGTGAGCTCCTACTTTAGTGGCTCCCTGGTGGATGCTTATGGTGTAAG GTATGTTTTTGGTATCACTGCTTTGCTACCACTGATTACTTCTGCAGTTGCTGTCCTTGTAAAAGAACAGCCTGTTCATCTAGCAAGAGGGCAACATCTTTCTTCTACCAGCCTTGATTTTCTtgaaagttcaaaacagaacatTACTCAATTGTGGGATGCTGTCAAGCAGCCCAATGTTCTTCTTCctacattatttatatttctctgGCAGGCAACACCACACTCAGACTCTGCTATGTTTTACTTCAC CACAAATAAACTCGGCTTCACCCCAGAATTTTTGGGGCGTGTCAAGCTTGTTACTTCAGTGGCATCACTGCTTGGTGTTGGACTGTATAATGGATTTCTGAAGAATGTTCAGTTGCGGAAGATTTTTCTTGTAACAACAGTTATCGGATCAACTCTTGGAATGACTCAG GTTTTCCTTGTAACGGGATTCAATCGGAAGTTTGGTATAAGTGATGAGTGGTTTGCAATAGGGGATTCTCTGATTTTAACAGTTCTTGCTCAG GCTTCTTTCATGCCTGTTCTTGTGCTGGCAGCAAGATTATGTCCAGAGGGAATGGAAGCCACACTTTTTGCAACACTCATGTCCATATCAAATGGAGGAAGCGTTCTTGGGGGGCTGATAGGTGCTGGTCTGACCCAGCTCTTTGGTGTTACTAAAGATAGATTTGATAACTTGGCTTCTTTGATAATCCTTTGTAATCTGAGCTCTTTGTTGCCTCTGCCACTTCTTGGCCTCCTTCCACGGGATAATGATGATGCCAATGAGGAAAGTGAAGATATTGAGATGAAGTCTAACTGA